A section of the Caballeronia sp. M1242 genome encodes:
- the rpoZ gene encoding DNA-directed RNA polymerase subunit omega, with protein MARITVEDCLKQIPNRFELALAATYRARQLAQGHTPKIESRDKPTVVALREIAAGQVGVEMLKKVPV; from the coding sequence ATGGCCCGCATCACTGTCGAAGACTGCCTGAAACAAATTCCGAACCGCTTCGAGCTCGCGCTCGCGGCAACGTATCGCGCGCGTCAGCTCGCGCAAGGACACACCCCGAAGATCGAAAGCCGCGACAAGCCGACCGTCGTCGCGCTGCGCGAAATCGCAGCGGGGCAGGTGGGCGTCGAAATGCTGAAGAAAGTGCCCGTCTGA
- the gmk gene encoding guanylate kinase — MPNTTHRSHSTYTGIYPGNLFMVVAPSGAGKSTLVNALLAQDPAIRLSVSYTTRDPRPAETNGVQYHFVSVDEFMERHDKGEFLESAEVHGNYYATSRLWIEDQMKMGHDVLLEIDWQGAQQVKKRFRNAVEIFILPPSLDALEDRLKKRGQDAPNVIVRRLLAAGSEMAHASEAEYVVINENFDRALNELRCLVAATRLRFTSQYARHTQLFVELGIHPTHPQ; from the coding sequence ATGCCGAACACCACGCACCGCTCGCATAGCACGTACACGGGCATTTATCCCGGCAACCTGTTCATGGTCGTCGCGCCGTCGGGGGCGGGCAAGTCCACGCTCGTGAACGCGCTGCTCGCGCAGGACCCGGCCATTCGCCTGTCCGTCTCGTACACGACGCGCGACCCGCGCCCGGCCGAGACCAACGGCGTGCAGTATCACTTCGTGTCCGTCGACGAATTCATGGAGCGGCACGACAAGGGCGAGTTTCTGGAAAGCGCGGAAGTGCACGGCAACTACTACGCGACCTCGCGCCTGTGGATCGAGGACCAGATGAAAATGGGCCACGACGTGCTGCTCGAAATCGACTGGCAGGGCGCGCAGCAGGTCAAGAAACGCTTTCGCAATGCGGTCGAGATTTTCATTCTGCCGCCTTCGCTGGATGCGCTCGAAGACCGCCTGAAGAAGCGCGGCCAGGACGCGCCCAACGTGATCGTGCGGCGGCTGCTCGCGGCAGGCAGCGAGATGGCGCACGCGTCGGAAGCGGAGTATGTCGTGATCAACGAGAATTTCGATCGCGCGCTCAACGAACTGCGCTGTCTGGTTGCCGCTACGCGCCTGCGCTTCACCTCGCAATACGCGCGTCACACGCAGCTTTTCGTCGAGCTCGGCATTCATCCCACGCACCCGCAATGA
- the rdgB gene encoding RdgB/HAM1 family non-canonical purine NTP pyrophosphatase codes for MSDSHGIGHGIGRVVLASNNAGKLREFASLLNAAGIELIAQGELGVPEAEEPHPTFVENALAKARHASALTGLPALADDSGLCVRALNGAPGVHSARYAMKHGGEKSDAANNARLVADLANEADRRAYYFCVLVLVRHAEDPEPLIAEGRWHGEVIDTPRGAHGFGYDPYFFLPALGATAAELDPARKNAVSHRALALRDLLQRLKELA; via the coding sequence GTGTCTGATTCACATGGCATCGGGCATGGCATCGGCCGCGTCGTGCTCGCGTCGAACAACGCGGGCAAGCTGCGCGAGTTCGCGTCACTTCTGAATGCCGCGGGCATCGAACTGATCGCGCAGGGCGAACTCGGCGTGCCGGAAGCCGAAGAGCCGCATCCGACGTTCGTCGAAAACGCGCTTGCGAAGGCGCGTCACGCGTCGGCGTTGACCGGCCTGCCTGCGCTCGCCGACGATTCCGGCCTCTGCGTGCGCGCGCTGAACGGCGCGCCCGGCGTGCACTCGGCGCGCTACGCGATGAAGCACGGCGGCGAAAAAAGCGATGCCGCGAACAACGCGCGGCTCGTCGCCGATCTCGCGAACGAAGCGGACCGCCGCGCGTATTACTTCTGCGTGCTCGTGCTCGTGCGTCACGCGGAAGACCCCGAGCCGCTCATCGCGGAAGGCCGCTGGCACGGCGAAGTGATCGACACGCCGCGCGGCGCGCACGGCTTCGGCTACGACCCGTACTTCTTTCTGCCGGCGCTCGGCGCGACCGCCGCCGAACTGGACCCCGCGCGCAAGAACGCGGTGAGCCATCGGGCGCTTGCATTGCGCGACTTGCTGCAACGACTGAAGGAACTCGCGTGA
- the greB gene encoding transcription elongation factor GreB, which produces MNKAFVKESDESDDDLELAQPDVPAGAKNYITPAGHQRLRDELLQLLDNERPEVVKLVSWAASNGDRSENGDYIYGKRRLREIDRRIRFLTKRLDLAEVVDARKQENVDQVFFGATVDYAGDDGIVHTVTIVGVDEVDLDRGHVSWISPVARALLKARIGDTVPLHTPAGVQQIDILDVRYPR; this is translated from the coding sequence ATGAACAAGGCATTTGTAAAAGAATCGGACGAGAGTGACGACGATCTCGAACTGGCCCAGCCGGATGTGCCGGCCGGCGCGAAGAACTACATCACGCCTGCAGGCCATCAGCGGCTGCGCGACGAGTTGCTGCAACTGCTCGACAACGAGCGCCCCGAAGTGGTCAAGCTCGTGTCGTGGGCGGCGTCGAACGGCGATCGCTCGGAGAATGGCGATTACATCTACGGCAAGCGGCGCCTGCGAGAGATCGACCGACGCATCCGCTTTCTGACGAAGCGGCTCGATCTCGCGGAGGTCGTGGATGCGCGCAAGCAGGAGAACGTCGATCAGGTCTTCTTCGGCGCGACGGTGGACTACGCGGGCGACGACGGCATCGTGCATACGGTGACGATCGTCGGCGTCGACGAGGTCGATCTGGACCGTGGGCACGTGAGCTGGATCTCGCCGGTCGCGCGGGCGCTTTTGAAGGCGCGTATCGGCGATACGGTGCCGCTGCACACGCCGGCGGGCGTGCAGCAGATCGATATTCTCGACGTGCGGTATCCGCGCTAG
- the rph gene encoding ribonuclease PH yields the protein MTDSPLLKPSIARPSGRRASQLRDVRITRHYTKHAEGSVLVEFGDTKVICTASIAERVPAFLTGREQGWLTAEYGMLPRATHTRSDREAARGKQTGRTQEIQRLIGRALRSVFDLNVLGPRTLHLDCDVIQADGGTRTASITGAFVAAHDAVTKLLASGRIAQSPVKDFVAAISVGIFDGSPVLDLDYEEDSQCDTDMNVVMTGAGGFVEVQGTAEGAPFSRDEMNALLDLADSGIKALIAKQKAALEIEGV from the coding sequence ATGACCGACTCTCCCCTGCTCAAGCCTTCCATTGCCCGCCCGAGCGGCCGCCGCGCGAGCCAGTTGCGCGACGTGCGCATCACGCGGCATTACACGAAGCACGCGGAAGGATCGGTGCTCGTCGAGTTCGGCGATACGAAAGTAATCTGCACGGCGAGCATCGCCGAACGCGTGCCGGCGTTTCTCACCGGACGCGAGCAAGGCTGGCTCACCGCCGAATACGGCATGCTGCCGCGCGCGACGCACACGCGCAGCGACCGCGAAGCCGCGCGCGGCAAGCAGACCGGCCGCACGCAGGAGATTCAACGGCTGATCGGCCGGGCGCTGCGTTCCGTGTTCGATCTGAACGTGCTGGGCCCGCGCACGCTGCATCTCGACTGCGACGTGATTCAGGCCGACGGCGGCACGCGCACCGCGAGCATCACGGGCGCGTTCGTCGCCGCGCACGATGCCGTGACGAAGCTGCTCGCGAGCGGACGCATCGCGCAATCGCCGGTGAAGGATTTCGTCGCGGCCATTTCGGTCGGCATCTTCGACGGCTCGCCCGTGCTCGACCTGGACTACGAGGAAGACTCACAGTGCGATACCGACATGAACGTCGTGATGACCGGCGCGGGCGGCTTCGTCGAAGTACAGGGGACGGCCGAAGGCGCGCCGTTCTCGCGCGACGAGATGAACGCGCTGCTCGATCTCGCCGACAGCGGCATCAAGGCGCTGATCGCGAAGCAAAAGGCCGCGCTGGAGATCGAAGGTGTCTGA
- a CDS encoding phage protein NinX family protein, whose protein sequence is MNTSDLEGPTLDYWVARGLHDFIREIHFTDSGTTLSIRGNDRGKAWDGRFLPSTSWEAASVVLERACRLEMSDVGRGEVECTATFGKDGEPVHARGPSLRVALLRAFVRHSFGDTVEDVYLRHPQTLLGTRAEAISEPTAFISAEDVPAPNARIGDIKSPPRP, encoded by the coding sequence ATGAATACATCCGACCTCGAAGGCCCCACGCTCGATTACTGGGTGGCGCGCGGCCTTCACGACTTCATCAGGGAAATCCACTTCACCGACAGCGGCACGACGCTCTCGATTCGCGGCAATGACCGCGGCAAGGCGTGGGACGGGCGGTTTCTGCCGTCGACGTCGTGGGAGGCCGCCTCTGTCGTCCTGGAGCGCGCCTGCCGGCTCGAAATGAGCGACGTGGGACGCGGGGAAGTGGAGTGCACGGCGACGTTCGGCAAGGACGGCGAGCCGGTGCACGCGCGGGGGCCGTCGCTGCGCGTGGCGCTCTTGCGCGCGTTCGTGCGGCATTCGTTCGGCGATACCGTCGAGGATGTCTACCTGCGGCATCCGCAGACCTTGCTCGGCACGCGCGCGGAAGCGATCAGCGAGCCGACGGCGTTCATTTCGGCGGAGGACGTGCCGGCGCCCAACGCGCGCATCGGCGATATCAAGTCGCCGCCACGGCCCTGA
- a CDS encoding YicC/YloC family endoribonuclease yields the protein MIYSMTGYASATREVAADGAGGAGVGVSVELRTVNSRFLDLNFRMPEDVRATEPQMREMLMTKLSRGKVDIRINLNRVEQTANAGALNRDALTQLATLERAVLDVFPDAERMRTGEILRWPGVLAESSVSQDTLREAVLACAKQAIADLIEVRAREGAALANVLINNVTEMEAIVARITPLVPELIAKHQQKIVERLQDALGIATSDNATTTSVPRDEIAERIRQEVTMYGIRIDIAEELQRLSAHLTETRHVLQKGGKVGKRLDFMMQELNREANTLGSKAAAKELADASMTLKLLIEQMREQVQNLE from the coding sequence ATGATCTACAGCATGACAGGCTATGCCAGCGCGACGCGCGAAGTCGCAGCGGACGGCGCGGGCGGCGCAGGCGTCGGGGTATCGGTGGAATTGCGCACGGTGAATTCGCGCTTTCTCGACCTGAACTTCCGCATGCCCGAAGACGTGCGCGCCACCGAGCCGCAAATGCGCGAAATGCTGATGACGAAGCTCTCGCGCGGCAAGGTCGATATTCGCATCAACCTGAATCGCGTCGAGCAGACGGCCAATGCCGGCGCGCTCAATCGCGACGCGCTCACGCAACTCGCCACGCTGGAGCGCGCGGTGCTCGACGTCTTTCCGGATGCCGAACGCATGCGTACCGGCGAAATCCTGCGCTGGCCGGGCGTGCTCGCGGAAAGCTCCGTCTCGCAGGACACGCTGCGCGAAGCGGTGCTCGCGTGCGCCAAGCAGGCGATCGCGGATCTCATCGAAGTCCGCGCGCGCGAAGGCGCGGCGCTCGCCAATGTCCTCATCAACAACGTGACGGAGATGGAAGCGATCGTCGCGCGCATCACGCCGCTCGTGCCCGAACTGATCGCGAAGCATCAGCAGAAGATCGTCGAGCGCCTGCAGGACGCGCTCGGCATCGCGACGTCGGACAACGCCACGACGACGAGCGTGCCGCGCGATGAAATCGCCGAGCGCATTCGTCAGGAAGTGACGATGTACGGCATTCGCATCGACATCGCGGAAGAGTTGCAGCGCTTGAGCGCGCATCTCACGGAAACGCGCCACGTGCTGCAAAAGGGTGGCAAGGTCGGCAAGCGGCTCGACTTCATGATGCAGGAGCTCAATCGTGAAGCGAACACGCTCGGCTCGAAGGCGGCTGCCAAGGAACTCGCGGATGCGTCGATGACGCTGAAGCTGCTCATCGAACAGATGCGCGAACAAGTACAGAATCTGGAGTAA
- a CDS encoding chorismate mutase, which translates to MRRSALSPLSRLTIACTLLFAAAAPAQADGDDTAFTNLIALVSQRLALAEPVARYKWARHEPITDAPREAALLRHVDESARAADIDPEFAQQFFRDQIDASKDVQNALFANWRALKAAPEGSPPDLATETRPKLDRLTSALLTALSRIEPMRHADDCPLRLADSLARWKHVTRYDSSMNAPLGRALSHVCAAGGVGAVG; encoded by the coding sequence ATGCGCCGATCGGCCCTCTCTCCTCTTTCTCGCCTGACCATCGCCTGCACGCTGCTGTTCGCGGCCGCCGCGCCCGCGCAAGCGGACGGCGACGACACCGCGTTCACCAATCTCATCGCACTGGTCTCGCAACGCTTAGCACTCGCAGAACCGGTCGCCCGCTACAAGTGGGCGCGCCACGAGCCGATCACCGACGCGCCGCGCGAAGCTGCACTGCTCCGGCATGTGGACGAAAGCGCGCGCGCCGCGGACATCGATCCAGAATTCGCGCAGCAGTTCTTTCGCGATCAGATCGACGCGAGCAAGGACGTGCAGAACGCGCTGTTCGCGAACTGGCGGGCGCTCAAGGCCGCGCCCGAAGGTTCGCCGCCCGATCTCGCCACCGAGACGCGCCCGAAGCTGGATCGGCTGACGAGCGCGCTACTGACCGCGCTCTCGCGTATCGAGCCGATGCGCCACGCCGATGACTGTCCGCTGCGCCTTGCCGACAGCCTCGCGCGCTGGAAGCACGTAACGCGTTATGACTCGTCGATGAACGCGCCGCTCGGGCGCGCGTTGTCGCACGTGTGCGCGGCCGGGGGCGTCGGCGCGGTCGGCTGA
- a CDS encoding porin, which yields MKKTLMVAALTGVFATAAHAQSSVTLYGLIDAGITYTNNQNGHSNWKATSGSVNGSRWGLRGSEDLGGGLKAIFTLENGFNIMNGQAGQNSREFGRQAYVGLSSNQFGAVTLGRQYDSVVDFLGPLALTGTQYGGTQFAHPFDNDNLTNTFRVNNSVKYTSANYAGLKFGAQYGFSNAAGGFSNNREYSAGVSYNYGPLNIAGAYLQLNNGNNPLQAGGAVSNDAPFVAGRQRIFGGGINYAFGPATVGFVFTQTMLDNATQISSVGTQGAAPLNLTNGHVRFTNYEVNGRYNLTPALSLAANYTYTNSRIDGVAPKWHQVDLQTAYALSKRTDVYLQGEYQHVSGTDGTNLGATINGVGVSSTENQVSATVGVRHRF from the coding sequence ATGAAAAAGACTCTCATGGTCGCAGCCCTCACGGGCGTCTTCGCTACCGCCGCTCACGCGCAAAGCAGCGTCACGCTCTACGGCCTGATCGATGCGGGCATCACCTACACGAACAATCAGAACGGCCACAGCAACTGGAAGGCGACGAGCGGCTCGGTCAACGGCAGCCGTTGGGGCCTGCGCGGTTCGGAAGACCTGGGCGGCGGCCTGAAGGCGATCTTCACGTTGGAGAACGGCTTCAACATCATGAACGGCCAAGCCGGTCAGAACAGCCGTGAGTTCGGCCGTCAGGCATACGTCGGTCTGTCGAGCAACCAGTTCGGCGCCGTGACTCTCGGCCGTCAATATGACTCCGTGGTCGACTTCCTCGGGCCTCTGGCTCTGACGGGCACGCAATACGGCGGCACGCAGTTCGCCCACCCGTTCGATAACGACAACCTGACCAACACGTTCCGCGTCAACAACTCGGTCAAGTACACGAGCGCGAACTACGCTGGCCTGAAGTTCGGCGCGCAGTACGGCTTCTCGAACGCCGCTGGCGGCTTCTCGAACAACCGCGAATACAGCGCGGGCGTGTCGTATAACTATGGTCCGTTGAACATCGCGGGCGCTTACCTGCAACTGAACAACGGTAACAACCCGCTGCAAGCCGGCGGCGCAGTGAGCAACGACGCTCCGTTCGTTGCAGGCCGTCAGCGCATCTTCGGCGGCGGCATCAACTACGCGTTCGGCCCGGCGACGGTCGGCTTCGTCTTCACGCAGACGATGCTCGACAACGCGACGCAGATCAGCTCGGTCGGCACGCAAGGCGCCGCGCCGCTGAACCTGACCAACGGTCACGTCCGCTTCACGAACTACGAAGTCAACGGCCGTTACAACCTGACGCCGGCTCTGTCGCTCGCAGCGAACTACACGTACACGAACAGCCGTATCGACGGCGTGGCGCCGAAGTGGCACCAGGTCGATCTGCAGACGGCATACGCGCTGTCGAAGCGTACGGACGTGTACCTGCAGGGCGAATACCAGCACGTGTCCGGCACGGACGGCACGAACCTGGGCGCGACGATCAACGGCGTTGGCGTGTCGTCGACGGAAAACCAAGTCTCGGCAACGGTTGGCGTTCGTCACCGCTTCTAA
- a CDS encoding exonuclease domain-containing protein translates to MHPQFPPALALPSTPLVFVDLETTGGTFGVDRITEIGIVEAGPQGVSQWTSLVNPERPIPAFVQQLTGIDDAMVRAAPTFAELAAGLLDRMDGRLFVAHNAHFDHSFLKSEFRRIGMRFVPDVLCTVQLSRAVYPAETRHGLDALVERHALVPAARHRALADADLLWQFWQHLHRAHAPETLAEHVGRVTRRFRLAAQIDEDTIERIPAGCGAYVFFGDDDAPLYVGRSVRLRQRVRSHLTGPRRSAKDLRLAALVRRVEWKATGGEIGAMLAEAKMIATLQPSLNRAPNSRAGDARGMPWPHAGGIAIEERDAASGQRAWHVIDNWQYFGTAGTLDQARELRGKGEPARFDLAIYRILGERLARGLAFVPLRQDVATSLTFERQPTAPTPPAAHTCDNARPSGAFIDES, encoded by the coding sequence ATGCACCCTCAATTCCCTCCCGCGCTCGCACTGCCTTCCACTCCTCTCGTTTTCGTCGATCTCGAAACCACAGGCGGCACGTTCGGCGTCGATCGCATCACTGAAATCGGAATCGTCGAGGCCGGGCCGCAAGGGGTGTCGCAGTGGACGTCGCTCGTGAATCCGGAGCGCCCGATTCCCGCATTCGTTCAGCAGCTGACCGGCATCGACGACGCGATGGTGCGAGCCGCGCCCACCTTCGCCGAACTCGCGGCCGGCTTGCTCGACCGGATGGACGGGCGGCTCTTCGTCGCGCACAACGCGCACTTCGACCACAGTTTTCTGAAGAGCGAGTTCAGGCGCATCGGCATGCGCTTCGTGCCGGACGTGCTGTGCACGGTCCAACTGTCGCGGGCGGTGTATCCGGCCGAAACACGGCACGGTCTGGATGCGCTCGTCGAACGTCACGCGCTCGTGCCCGCCGCCCGGCATCGCGCGCTCGCCGATGCGGATCTGCTGTGGCAGTTCTGGCAGCATCTGCATCGGGCGCACGCGCCCGAGACACTGGCGGAGCACGTGGGCCGGGTGACGCGCCGCTTCCGGCTCGCGGCGCAGATCGACGAAGACACTATCGAGCGCATTCCGGCCGGCTGCGGCGCGTACGTGTTCTTCGGCGACGACGACGCGCCGCTCTATGTCGGCCGCAGCGTGCGCTTGCGTCAGCGCGTGCGTTCGCATCTGACGGGACCGCGCCGGTCAGCGAAGGACCTGCGCCTGGCCGCCCTCGTGCGGCGCGTCGAATGGAAGGCGACGGGCGGCGAAATCGGCGCGATGCTTGCCGAAGCGAAGATGATCGCGACGCTGCAACCATCGCTCAACCGCGCGCCGAATTCCCGTGCCGGTGACGCGCGCGGCATGCCGTGGCCGCACGCAGGCGGCATCGCGATCGAGGAACGCGACGCGGCGAGCGGGCAACGAGCATGGCATGTGATCGACAACTGGCAGTACTTCGGCACCGCCGGGACGCTCGATCAAGCGCGCGAGTTGCGGGGGAAGGGCGAACCTGCGCGTTTCGACTTGGCCATCTACCGTATTCTCGGCGAACGTCTGGCTCGCGGTCTCGCGTTCGTGCCGTTGCGGCAAGATGTGGCGACGAGCTTGACTTTCGAACGTCAGCCGACCGCGCCGACGCCCCCGGCCGCGCACACGTGCGACAACGCGCGCCCGAGCGGCGCGTTCATCGACGAGTCATAA
- a CDS encoding bifunctional (p)ppGpp synthetase/guanosine-3',5'-bis(diphosphate) 3'-pyrophosphohydrolase, producing the protein MSQTPLPVSASVDPDIEIDQDSLLDADKPHAARKYIDAVLEQSFRHLFGPTATPEQPRKHDVVSIANLTNALASYISADEIKEVKAAFHFSDEAHLGQYRQSGEPYITHPVAVAEICAGWKLDAQSIMAALLHDVIEDQGVTKTEIAERFGAKVAELVDGLSKLDKMEFRNREEAQAENFRKMLLAMARDVRVILVKLADRLHNMRTLGAVPPEKRRRVARETLDIYAPIAHRLGLNNTYRELQDLSFANFNPNRYATLEKAVKAARGNRREVVGKILEAVQRTIADAKISAEVTGREKTIYSIYKKMRDKQLSFSQVLDVYGFRVVVESALECYTCIGALHALYKPVPGKFKDYIAIPKVNGYQSLHTTLVGPFGAPIEFQIRTRKMHEIAEAGVAAHWLYKNGGADLNDVQKRAHQWLKSLLDIQSEAGDSSEFLEHVKIDLFPDAVYVFTPKSKIMPLPRGATALDFAYSIHSDLGNQCVAVKINNELLPLRTELKSGDIVEVITAPYSKPNPAWLGFVRTGKARSAIRHYLKTMRLNESVQLGERLVDQSLKGYGLALSDVTPEVWEKLVLWTGNKTRQEIFADIGLGRRVAAVMAKRIEVLMNGIADDEDHPHREHHNTNTAPPVVITGTEGMSVQLSPCCRPIPGDDIMGYIGIGLGMAIHTTECRVAQRIHRRDPGRWIDVAWAPQPGRLFDVAVKVLVKNTKGVFARVAADITSADANIVHIAMDEDVSQEAKLLRFVIQVSDRVHLANVMRRVRTNLDVMRIARERPSDEPHHRNQDGGMRIDRERADY; encoded by the coding sequence ATGAGTCAGACACCGCTGCCCGTCTCCGCTTCAGTGGACCCGGACATCGAGATCGATCAGGATTCGCTTCTCGATGCCGACAAGCCGCACGCGGCGCGCAAGTACATCGACGCGGTCCTCGAACAGTCGTTCCGCCATCTGTTCGGGCCGACCGCCACGCCGGAGCAGCCGCGCAAGCACGACGTCGTTTCCATCGCGAATCTGACGAACGCGCTGGCAAGCTACATCTCCGCCGACGAGATCAAGGAAGTCAAAGCGGCTTTCCATTTCAGCGACGAAGCGCATCTCGGGCAGTATCGCCAGAGCGGGGAGCCGTACATCACGCATCCGGTCGCGGTCGCGGAAATCTGCGCGGGCTGGAAGCTGGACGCGCAATCGATCATGGCGGCGCTCCTGCACGACGTGATCGAAGATCAGGGCGTCACCAAGACGGAAATCGCCGAGCGGTTCGGCGCGAAGGTCGCGGAACTGGTCGACGGCTTGTCCAAGCTGGACAAGATGGAATTCCGCAACCGCGAGGAAGCGCAGGCGGAAAACTTCCGCAAGATGCTGCTCGCCATGGCGCGCGACGTGCGCGTCATTCTGGTGAAGCTCGCCGACCGGCTGCACAACATGCGCACGCTCGGCGCGGTGCCGCCGGAGAAGCGTCGGCGCGTGGCGCGCGAAACGCTGGATATCTACGCGCCGATCGCGCATCGGCTCGGCCTTAACAACACGTATCGCGAGTTGCAGGACTTGAGCTTCGCGAACTTCAATCCGAACCGTTACGCCACGCTCGAAAAAGCGGTGAAGGCGGCGCGCGGCAATCGGCGTGAAGTGGTCGGCAAGATTCTCGAAGCGGTGCAGCGCACGATCGCGGACGCGAAGATCAGCGCCGAAGTCACCGGCCGCGAAAAGACCATCTACAGCATCTACAAGAAGATGCGGGACAAGCAGTTGTCGTTCTCGCAAGTGCTGGATGTGTACGGCTTTCGCGTGGTCGTGGAAAGCGCGCTGGAATGCTATACGTGCATCGGCGCGCTGCATGCGCTCTACAAGCCCGTGCCGGGCAAGTTCAAGGATTACATCGCGATTCCGAAGGTGAACGGCTATCAGTCGTTGCACACCACGCTCGTCGGGCCGTTCGGCGCGCCCATCGAGTTCCAGATTCGCACCCGCAAGATGCACGAGATCGCCGAGGCGGGCGTCGCGGCGCATTGGCTGTACAAGAACGGCGGCGCGGATCTGAACGACGTGCAGAAGCGCGCGCATCAATGGCTCAAGTCGCTGCTCGACATTCAAAGCGAAGCAGGCGATTCCAGCGAATTCCTCGAACACGTCAAGATCGACCTGTTTCCGGACGCGGTCTACGTGTTCACGCCGAAGTCGAAGATCATGCCGCTGCCGCGCGGCGCGACGGCGCTCGACTTCGCGTATTCGATCCACAGCGACCTCGGCAATCAGTGCGTCGCGGTCAAGATCAACAACGAACTGCTGCCGCTGCGCACCGAGTTGAAGAGCGGCGATATCGTCGAAGTGATCACCGCGCCGTACTCGAAGCCGAATCCCGCGTGGCTCGGCTTCGTGCGCACCGGCAAGGCGCGCTCGGCCATCCGCCACTATCTGAAGACGATGCGCCTGAACGAATCCGTGCAGCTCGGCGAGCGGCTCGTCGATCAAAGTCTCAAGGGCTACGGCCTCGCGCTGTCGGACGTGACGCCCGAAGTGTGGGAAAAGCTCGTGCTGTGGACCGGCAACAAGACGCGTCAGGAAATCTTCGCGGATATCGGCCTCGGGCGGCGCGTGGCGGCCGTGATGGCCAAGCGCATCGAAGTGTTGATGAACGGCATCGCGGACGACGAGGATCATCCGCATCGCGAGCACCACAACACCAATACCGCGCCGCCCGTGGTCATCACGGGTACGGAAGGCATGTCGGTTCAACTGTCGCCGTGCTGCCGCCCGATTCCCGGCGACGACATCATGGGCTATATCGGCATCGGGCTCGGCATGGCGATCCACACGACCGAATGCCGCGTCGCGCAGCGCATCCACCGGCGCGATCCGGGGCGCTGGATCGACGTGGCGTGGGCGCCGCAGCCGGGGCGTCTCTTCGACGTCGCCGTGAAGGTGCTCGTGAAGAATACGAAGGGCGTGTTCGCGCGCGTGGCGGCGGATATCACGTCGGCGGACGCGAACATCGTCCACATCGCGATGGATGAGGACGTCTCGCAGGAAGCGAAGCTGCTGCGCTTCGTCATTCAGGTGAGCGATCGCGTGCATCTTGCGAACGTGATGCGTCGCGTGCGCACGAATCTGGACGTGATGCGCATCGCGCGCGAGCGTCCGAGCGACGAGCCGCATCATCGCAATCAGGACGGCGGCATGCGCATCGACCGGGAACGCGCCGACTACTGA